From a region of the Cololabis saira isolate AMF1-May2022 chromosome 8, fColSai1.1, whole genome shotgun sequence genome:
- the si:ch211-117k10.3 gene encoding Krueppel-like factor 15, with protein MVSLSNITLSVETDLFRDSISSELWGAVTVGDGVLSKDPTSASCNASQAGEQQPSAGEEEDEEEEEEDENEGAHLHIFLGAAGEGGAACQEPKLPEVPFDPSSPFSPTLEDIEEFLREKMQLVKEELLTSKEDASPLTSGLFDALLSSGPPVTSTETVSDSDSRAVVCTSSPDCRKKEKNSTGRADPSLSGHWSPSLPSLMPPMLLEAPLVLQLQPLPMAQSQASAGSFAGAQSGVLLTHLVMGLQGTTAQNLMFLAPQVSSSPTATLISLNNRDNKSADQKYVKIAPLPITTKTLEIMTMTGVEGQANCLLKAVAPRVTKVLPTERVHKCSHPGCGKMYTKSSHLKAHFRRHTGEKPYTCSWPECGWRFSRSDELSRHRRSHSGIKPYECLFCEKKFARSDHLSKHTKVHRSAKPGRIIRDTM; from the exons ATGGTGTCTCTCAGCAACATAACACTAAGTGTGGAGACTGACCTGTTTAGGGACAGTATTAGCAGTGAGCTGTGGGGGGCAGTAACAGTTGGAGATGGTGTCCTCAGCAAAGACCCCACTTCAGCCTCTTGCAACGCCTCTCAGGCAGGGGAGCAGCAGCCTAGCGCTggggaagaagaagacgaagaggaagaggaagaggatgaaaATGAAGGTGCACATCTTCACATTTTTCTCGGTGCAGCaggagaagggggggcagcCTGTCAGGAACCTAAGCTGCCAGAAGTACCTTTCGATCCCTCCTCCCCATTTTCTCCCACTCTGGAGGACATAGAGGAGTTCCTGAGGGAAAAGATGCAACTGGTGAAGGAAGAATTATTGACATCGAAGGAGGACGCCTCCCCTCTGACGAGTGGCTTATTTGATGCTCTGTTGTCCTCTGGGCCCCCAGTTACTTCCACAGAAACTGTAAGTGACTCAGACTCTAGAGCAGTCGTTTGCACTTCCAGCCCAGACTGccgaaagaaagagaaaaacagcACTGGTCGAGCTGACCCTTCCCTTTCTGGCCACTGGAGCCCCTCTCTTCCAAGCTTAATGCCGCCAATGCTTCTTGAAGCTCCACTGGTTCTCCAGCTCCAGCCTTTACCCATGGCCCAGTCTCAGGCTTCAGCAGGCTCCTTTGCAGGAGCCCAAAGTGGCGTTCTGCTTACTCATCTGGTCATGGGCCTTCAGGGTACTACAGCACAAAATCTTATGTTCCTGGCCCCCCAGGTCTCTTCCTCGCCAACCGCCACTTTGATATCATTGAATAACAGAGATAACAAGTCAGCCGATCAGAAGTACGTGAAGATTGCTCCCCTGCCTATAACTACGAAAACTTTAGAAATCATGACTATGACGGGAGTTGAGGGGCAGGCCAACTGTCTCCTAAAAGCAGTGGCCCCTCGGGTGACCAAAGTGCTGCCAACAGAGAGGGTCCACAAGTGCTCCCACCCAGGCTGTGGGAAGATGTACACCAAAAGCAGTCATCTCAAAGCTCACTTCCGTCGGCATACGGGAGAGAAACCCTACACATGTAGCTGGCCAGAATGTGGCTGGAG GTTCTCCAGATCCGACGAGCTGTCTCGTCACCGGCGCTCTCACTCAGGCATCAAGCCATATGAGTGCTTATTTTGCGAGAAGAAGTTTGCACGCAGTGACCATTTATCTAAACACACAAAAGTCCACCGTAGCGCCAAGCCCGGCAGGATTATCAGAGACACCATGTAA